The following are encoded in a window of Vigna unguiculata cultivar IT97K-499-35 chromosome 8, ASM411807v1, whole genome shotgun sequence genomic DNA:
- the LOC114193424 gene encoding protein ANTI-SILENCING 1-like has translation MAAPTGEDDLNYEFAWGRKRGMGGKKKDVQFYESFTFDGVQYTLNDAVYLQNESCDVPHIGKLIKIWENRDKSRKVKVQWFFRSGEIHKFLEGIQTKENELFLACGDGKGFANVNPLETIVGKCNVVCISKNIGNSQLYDEAKADFVFYRFFDVGQRKVVDQIDDKIAGT, from the exons ATGGCCGCGCCAACGGGGGAAGACGATTTGAATTATGAGTTTGCGTGGGGCAGGAAGCGAGGCATGGGTGGGAAGAAGAAGGACGTGCAGTTCTACGAGTCCTTCACCTTCGATGGCGTGCAGTACACTCTTAACGATGCCGTTTACCTCCAAAACGAAAGCTGCGATGTGCCTCACATAGGGAAGCTAATCAAGATCTGGGAGAATCGCGACAAGTCCAGGAAAGTCAAGGTGCAGTGGTTCTTCCGCTCCGGCGAGATTCACAAGTTTTTGGAAGGGATCCAAACCAAGGAGAACGAGTTGTTTTTGGCATGCGGTGACGGCAAGGGATTCGCCAATGTTAATCCTCTC GAAACTATCGTTGGAAAATGCAATGTCGTTTGCATTTCTAAGAATATTGGAAATTCGCAACTGTACGATGAAGCAAAGGCTGATTTTGTGTTCTACCGTTTCTTTGATGTTGGACAACGCAAAGTAGTGGACCAGATAGATGACAAGATTGCTGGAACTTAA